The following is a genomic window from Hymenobacter gelipurpurascens.
ACTGCCTTATTGTACCGCGCAGCTGCCGAGCTTCCGGCGCCCCCGGAGAAATTGCATCACCACTAATCAGCAACCAATAGTCTACAATGCAGTAGGCCACCTTGCTGGGTTTTAAACCCAATAAGGTGGCCTACGATACCTTTAGGGTGGTTTATTCGGCTACGTTCTTCAGAGCTCCTTGCCCTTCCAGCACCCGCTCGGCCTGGACAATATGGCGCTGCATGTGTACTACCAACAGCTCCAGCGCATCGGTGAGGCGCGGCAGCAACAGCGGAATTATGGGGTTCGGAATCCTGATGGTGTTGGCATTGACGCTGCGCGTCTGCTCAATGAGGCCTTCCAGCTCATCCAGCTGGCGGCCGAAAACCTCCAGCACGGTGCGGGGCAGGCGCATACCGCTGGGCGCATATTGCTGCGGCGCTTTTACGGCTTTTTCAGAGGCCGGCACCCGCATGGCTTCTGTCATCTTTTTGCCAAAGTAGCCATGTACCACGGTTTCAGCAGGCGCGGAGCCGCGCTCCTTCGCGGCCTTTATTTTCTTGCTCATCACGGGCAGATACAAGCCCCCAATGATGTTGAGATGCTCCAGGCACTGGCCTACGCTCCACTTGCCGGGCCCGGGCCCACGGTTGAGCTGGTCGTCGGTGAGAGGCCGGAAGCGCTGGTCTACCGTTTCGCGCACCTGGCGCAAATCAGCAACCAGAGAATC
Proteins encoded in this region:
- a CDS encoding DinB family protein, with protein sequence MSAPARRTTEFLDSLVADLRQVRETVDQRFRPLTDDQLNRGPGPGKWSVGQCLEHLNIIGGLYLPVMSKKIKAAKERGSAPAETVVHGYFGKKMTEAMRVPASEKAVKAPQQYAPSGMRLPRTVLEVFGRQLDELEGLIEQTRSVNANTIRIPNPIIPLLLPRLTDALELLVVHMQRHIVQAERVLEGQGALKNVAE